One Actinomycetes bacterium genomic window, GGCCGCGCACGTCGAGGCCGAGTCGAGACCCGAGCCCGAGCGGGAGTCCGACCCCGATCCGGAGCCGAAAGCAGAGCCGTTGGTCGGGACTGCTGCGACCGTGCAACTGGAGCTGGAGACCGAACCCGGCCCGGCGACGGCGCCCGAGCCCGAACCCCCAACGCAGGCACCCGCCGCAGCGTCGCCGACCAAACGATCCAAGCCCAAGGGCAAGCTGCTCGACCGGGCCTTCGAGTGGACCGGACCACAGCACTCGGTGCTCACAACCGGTTCTCCGGAACACGCCGAGGAGCCAGAGGAGTAGCCAGCCGGGTGGCGGGCGGCAACGCCTGCGCCTTTATGCCTCCGGCGGAGCCGGACGTACTGTTGGCGCATGGCCGAGTTCCAGCACACTCCGATGTTCCCCCAAGAGGCGTCGGACACCCCCTATCGCCTGGTCACCAAGGACTTCGTCGAGACCGACGAGTACCGCGGCAACAAGGTGCTGCGGGTCGATACCCGGGCGCTGACCATGCTCACCGCCGAGGCGATCCGCGACATCTCGCATCTGTTCCGCCCGGGTCATCTCGATCAACTGGCGAAGATCCTCGATGATCCCGAGGCCACCGACAACGACCGGTTCGTGGCGACGACACTGCTCGCGAACGCCAACGTGTCCGCTGGAATGGTCCTGCCGTCATGCCAGGACACCGGCACAGCGATCGTGATGGGCAAGAAGGGCCAACAGGTCTGGACCCACCACGACGGTGAGCCG contains:
- a CDS encoding DUF3499 family protein, encoding MTRQCMRPGCDRPVAACLTYDTEATAVWLDSPRNDGEPAQHVCSVHATTLTAPLGWTITDRRLVAVAASGAGEAEQAAHVEAESRPEPERESDPDPEPKAEPLVGTAATVQLELETEPGPATAPEPEPPTQAPAAASPTKRSKPKGKLLDRAFEWTGPQHSVLTTGSPEHAEEPEE